The Liolophura sinensis isolate JHLJ2023 chromosome 6, CUHK_Ljap_v2, whole genome shotgun sequence genomic sequence CCCAGTTTCTCTAGATCTGTTTTTAAAATTGTAGTGAATTAATAGATAGAGGAGAGAAGAAGTGCGTTGCATTGATGTGACCAATTGCTGAAGACCAGCTTGCAAGTAACTACCGTGGCAACCTGCACTGTATGCATTACGACACCATAGTGGTTACAAGCATTACATGACCAAAACACAGACACTTAGTACTGCAAAGCGTGAATATCTTTCAAGGCGAAAGATTCAGAAAAGTTAtccagaaaaatttgttacgttTTAACTTCAGGTCTATAGCTTGGAAAAATGTGACCTTGGGCCTCAGAAATCATTTTTAGTTGGTATTATCTTGTTCACCCAGCCTGTTAATTACTGTCAGTCATGTGACTCCAACAACTTGGCTCCTGAGTAGAATCCTCACGGTCACATTCTTCTTCATTCTGGCCCAAGAAGTAAGTCTGGGAATTTATGGATAACTTGAAATGAGCTATTTAGGAATCTTTTGCATTGATAGATGTCTGTGCAGTGGTTTACATGTTGCTGCCATGTCCATGATGATATGAAATAGGTTGATTTATGTAGATATACATTGccagtagctacatgtatttcatcctTAATATTTgactgtcataaatatttatatatttatatatattatagcaATACCAGCACAAATTAACTCCTTGATGACTTCAGTTTGTATTTTCAAGGGTTTACTACCTAAACACAATGGCCACCCCAGGATTCCAGGTGTACCaagacaaagaaaatgtttcatcaGTTGGTAACCTACCAAAAGCCCGAAATAGACATGGCATTGCACCAGGTAAGTCATCGGTGATCAGGCATTTGAGAAAGGCCATGTTGACAGTTTAGCATATGTTTATGAACTACAAGATCATATGTAAGGCACTGATTCATTCTGAGTGGTTTACATCTGGagaaacctgaaaaaaaaaacacccttgCCTGTGGCTGAATTAACTGCAAATTGCCATGCAAAATTATGAGAACATTTCGTTGTGACGCTTTAAGTTCAATAAACTGCCGTGCTAATCAGTGACATCTGCTGGAAATCCCCTGACTGTTCCTCACCTGGCCTCAAAATCACAAGTggtttagacttaagtcaaaatttcaaatcactttacgattgttatttcttatgtaactgggtcaaaattttgcttgaccACTTAAATTGAGGGTACACACATGAAAGCAATCAtttaacaaatttcagctaaagtgACAGAagggaacataccaagtttaatgattgaaattttgacgcAAGTGTAAGATTGCTTCACGATTCCAGGGCCAGAGAGTTTGTAGGTTCAATTCCAGCCTCAGTTAAATTTCAACACCAGGTACATATTGTAATTGTTTTCATAGCTTCTCCAACATCaagcatttatttatacatgtattgttgctCTTGTACATGCAAATCTATTCTTGAACATGTTATTTTGTTATGTTCCGCTGTAAGTTGACTCAGTCCTGAGCCTTTCCATGACggaaatgaaatatacaaatcTATGTGAATGAACTTCTGTTTTGTGAACAGTGGCCAAGATATTTGGAGCAAGCAATGGAAGGAATGATTTGCGTACACCAGTCAGAAGGGCTCTTGGAAGTGTGAACAGAGAGCCACATGTTGCAACCCCTACCTTTCTACCTACTCTCAAAAATGACTTGGGTGGGGAATTCCGTAAGCCTGGTTTGAAGAGTTTTGGTCCAACACCCATCAAGAGGCAGCCATTAGCCTCCAAACCAGCAGAAATATCACATCAGGTAATTCAAGTTCTACTTGATTGGATTGTTTGTTGCCTTTTCAGAGataatgtgtatttatgttCACCTGTTTTACTGCATGTAGTTAATAATTAGACTCAGACCATATGAATTTaaacctctccggccgtaagtgggaaggtctgcagcaacctgcggatggtcgtgggtcccccgggctgtgcccggtttccacccaccataatgctggccgctgccatataagtgaaatattcttgagtacggcgtaaaacaccaatcaaataaataaataaatataaatttaaaagttACCTTTATGTGGTATGAAAGTGcatctgtaaaatataaatacatgcacatatgaatATTAATCATACAGatcatggccaagtggttagcctGCTAGTGCAGCATACTAACTcgggagcctcttaccaatgctgtGGCTTCTCAAGTGCAGCGATCAAGCTCTGCAATTTgggggaaggtctccagcaacatatggatggttgtgggtttgctcAGTTTCCCATCATAAGGCCataccaatttaaattgttttatgtacatttttaaaatttttggtttgtttttgcaGCTTTTTTGTTGATACCATACTTTGATATTTTAGAATGAACAGTTGGTGAAGAATCCTAAAATTAAGAACTCCTGTGTAGAAGTATGTAAGCCTAAGCCCAAACAGAAGTTGTTAATACGAGAGGATGTCAACCAGAAATCAAAGCAGAAGAAAACAGAGGGTAAGTTATACAAGTTAAGTTTAACTCTAGACCAGAATACATCTGTCCTTCCCACGGCACAGTAAGTGGGCTAGGACTGGTGTCTATATACCACTACACAAGAATACATGTCCTTTTCGCTGCACAGTAAGTCTGGATGAGGACTGGTGTTTATACCACTAGACAATAATACATCTGTCCTTGCCACCGCACGGTAAGCCTGGATGAGGACTGGTGCTTATACCACTACACAAGAATACATCTGTCCTTTTCGCTGCACAGTAAGTCTGGATGAGGACTGGTGTTTATACCACTAGACAATAATACATCTGTCCTTGCCACCGCACACTAAGCCTGGATGAGGACTGGTGCTTATACCACTACACAAGAATACATCTGTCCTTTTCGCTGCACAGTAAGTCTGGATGAGGACTAGTGTTTATACcacaaaacaataatacatCTGTCCTTGCCACTGCGCAGCAAGTCTGAGCTAGGACTGATGTGTATACCACTAGACAAAAATGCATCTGTCCTTCCCACTGCACAGCCTGTTGCAGGACTGGTGTCTATATACCACTAGACAATCTTACATCTGTCCTTGCCACCGCACAGTAAGTCCGAGCTAGGACTGGTGTCTTTATACCACAAGGCAATAATACATCTGTCTTTGCCACCGCACAGTAAGTCTGAGCTAGGAGTGGTGTCTTCACACCAATAGACAATAATACATCTGTCCTTGCTACTGCACAGTAAGTCTGGATGAGTACTGGTGTTTATACCACTAGACAATAATACATCTGTCCTTGCCACTGCGCAGTAAGTCTGGATGAGGACTGGTGTTTATACCAATAGACAGTAATACATCTGTCCTTGCCACTGCACATTAAGCCTGGATGAGGACTGGTGTTTATACCACTAGACAATAATACATCCGTCCTTTCCACTGCACAGTAAGTCGGGATGAGTACTGGTGTTTATACCACTGAACAATATTACATCTGTCCTTTCTGCTGAACAGTGAGTCTGGATGAGGACTGGTGTTTATACCACTAGACAATAATACATCTGTCCTTGCCACTgtgtgtccgcttcgggaccggtagatccaggatcaatccttgatcgactcacacctaagactttaaaagaggaagttgtaacttcctggcttggcgttcagcataaaggggatagtgcaacgacttgttgacccgtatcagtataatggctcgggcagggcggcttgcttgccttcggtaagtcgtctcagtgaggcagcactaaataaaagagcggtggaaatccgtcctgcaacaaggaggcacattacacgtacatgcaccctaatgattccttcgtcgtcatatgactgaaaaattgttgagaacgacgttaaaccccaagcactcactcactccttgcCACTGTGCAGTAAGTCTGGATGAGGACTGGTGTTTATACCACTAGACAATAATACATCTGTCCTTGCTACTGCACACTAAGCCTGGATGAGGACTGGTGCTTATACCACCAGACAATGATACATCTGTCCTTGCCACTGCGCAGCAAGTCTGAGCTAGGACTGATGTCTATTCCACTAGGCAGTAATACATCTGTCCTTGCAACTGCAGTCAGCCTGGGCTAAGACTGTTGTCTATCCCAGTTAACAAGAATAtatccaaaattttttttaaaactaaccTTAAATATAGTGtaaaaagtaaattaatctTTAAGCACCAGATCAAGTGTTGATGTAGATTACATTTGACATCATGTAGATGCGTCTCAATGTTGTCCCTGTGCGTTGAAACCACCTGTCAGATACTGCATGTCAACCTCAGGGTTGATAATGTCTCAAATGGCCATCACTGTATGACATCATCAGATCAAGACAGGTTGGCTGCAGGCAAAGTGGCCCAGCATGGAAATTCCAAATTTTAAGTTGTATTCTTATTTCGGAGAGAGGTCAAAATTAGTCACTAaaagttcatacatgtaatacagttaacactaatttttgtgtttttacagttttaaaaatcTTAATAATGTTCACCTTTGAATAGGATGTAAAAACAGTAATTTGTCATTCTTTATGCCTTTTCAGATGATATTGAGACAATGTTTATAACCAAAAAAGGAGAAGGCAAGTAACTTTCGTCATGTTTAATGTTTGTAACTTACTTGGGTTTGGGgacaaattcatatttttgtgtCTGCTTTAAATGATATTGCTTAAAAGGCAATAAGGTAAGTAGAGTTCAAAATGTTTGGTCTTTCACTCGATTTAAGAGCTCCAAATAAAAAAGACCTCAAATCGAACCCCGATCATCACAAAGATGACTTTATTTCttgtaaatattcataattttacACAGTTAAATTTTGGttaattttttgttcattttacatggttaaatttgttttttttttttggttaattttttgttaaacatttccTAAGAGATATGACTTTTGTCAAGGTCATCAAACTGGAGAGCTTGAAATCTCAAACATTTTGAGGCCAGACTGTGTCTTCCTTTGTAATGTCTTCAGATTTAGATTTACACTTCCTGTTGTCTTTCACAATGAACAAGTTGCCATTTCATTCCACATTGTTATAATTAAATAAGTCATTTATTCCACTCTTTCCACTAAATGGCAGCAATATATAGCAATATCAGTAGGTAGTCTTCGGCCTTAATTATTCATTAATATATATCATCATTAGTGATCTGCCTGTACTTTGATTGGTAAAATGTGTCAATTTTAATGTTATCAGATGACTTTGAGGATATCTGGCCTAAGGAAGATCGCCCAAGCTCTTACCTGGATGCCCTAATTAACTGGAGGCCACCATGTTTTGGTGACTGGGAAAGTGAGGAACAGAAAGATGATGAAGAGAGGAGAGTTTCAATACTTCAGGACATGAAGGCCGTCAATGATTTAGTCTTCAGTCTAAACCCAGACACAGGTTGGAACATTTACAGATTGAAGTTTTCTTTAAATTCAtctaattttaaagttttacattgTTAAgggccattttcacaaaacttgatAAACCACTATTTTCTTATAAGAAATGTTGTCAGACATACACGAAAATATGGTGACAGGGAATTGTgagaaaaattatgaaaaatgtaTTCACACAACCAGTATACTATGATAAAGTGTGATGATAAAAAGGGTTTTGGATTGATTGTCAGCGAGTGGAGGATGAAACACATTTAACCccattgttttctgttgtagATGATGCAGAATTTGAAGTACCTCCGCTAGAGTTTCCTTCAGACATCGACAACATTTCTTTCTCGGATATAGCGGAACATATTGGTTCCCTTGTGCTGAAAGAGGACTGAATCAATTCTCTTGAAGTTACATTATGGACAACTTGACAAACGCAACAAGTGTGATTCCTTTCCTGTTCCAAGCCAAAACAATTTCTTCTGGCACaggaaaaatatgtattttaaatatcaCATCAGCGGAACCGTGACCTGGCTGGTGAAACATACTAATGTCCGTATTGGTATGAATCCTTTTGAAATGACCTGTGACAGGACACTCTTCATTTTCAAAGGTATAATAAAGTGAATGCCACTGTAAGACCAGTGTTCTGCTGGAAACTGTTTGCAGGACATATTAATTCACAGCAGAAAGCCTTCAGCTGTACATAGTGTAAAGTCTATGCAACATTGCTCACACTGGTTGTGAAGTCACTTCTGGTATTCATATGGAGTTTTATAGTTTTACACACACAAAgtatttgtaaacatgtattgtaAGTAAAGTGTTGCtatgtttattaaaaaaatgaaaaaaaacccaaggaATTGTGACCTGCATTTCTGCATATAGGATTTACAACTGCCATTAAACGCGATTCCAGGTTGCTCACACCACGTCTTTTTGATGGGTTGACAATTTTCATACAAAGCCTACTTGATGGTCTTTGCGAGCTATTCCTTCCATACAACAATGTATTTATCAGCAAATTGCGGTCTGCAGCTTTGTCTGTATATTTCACCTACTTGTAGGCTGGCCTGCGACAGAGTAACCGGTCTCCCCTGTTGCGTTGTATTTATCTATAAAGATAAATACGATGCCATTATTTGAGTACAGATATAAACGAGGGCCAGTTTGTGGCGGCAGACtgctaggttttttttttctctggtgTTAGAACTTTTATGCTATCAGTAagttaatttttcactttacatgtattagatGGCCAAATTTATGGTTGGAGTACATTGAAGACACACTAGGAAAACCCACCAGACATGCCAGAGCTTGCTGGACACCTCAGAGTAAACTTGCATCTAAACCTACAAAAACTGGATTCCCCTCAAAGCTGTATTGGGGAAGGGGTCCTGACCATAACAAGGGATGCACCTTGGAACGCGAGACTTATAATACCTAGTCATCTGAGGGTGACACCTTATAATACCTAGTCATCCGAGGGTGACACCTTATAATACCCAGTCTTCCGAGGGGTTACACCTTAGATTACCCAGTCAAGGAGGGTGACACCTTAGATTACCCAGTCAAGGAGGGTGACACCTTAGATTACCCAGTCATCCGAGGGTGACACCTTAGATTACCCAGTCAAGGAGGGTGACAGATTACCCAGTCAAGGAGGGTGACAGATTACCCAGTCAAGGAGGGTTACACCTTAGATTACCCAGTCAAGGAGGGTGACACCTTAGATTACCCAGTCAAGGAGGGTGACACCTTAGATTACCCAGTCATCCGAGGGTTACACCTTAGATTACCCAGTCAAAGAGGGTTACACCTTAGATTACCCAGTCAGGTAACACAGGTCAAACTGCACAATCCGTGAGGTGgctttttcatttcagttccATTTTGTAGCGTGTTCACTCCATGTTCTTGGTaggtttaattatttgattgttgttttacaccataccgatgctcaagaatttttgacgAATATGATAgaggttagttttatgggttgaggaaaccagtGTCTAGGGTAAACACCATATTAGTTGATTAAAAAATGGTCTATGACAATGCAAGACCATGTAAACAACATGAATGACCATGCAAACAACCCAAAAAAACCCACTTCTCATCAAAGCCACACAAACAATGACGCTAAATGGTGCATGTAAATGACCACAGGTACCCCTATGCTGAAAACCTCTTATGTCACAGAAGTGGCATAGAACACTATAATGCTGCATTCAGAAGCATTTAGAAGTTGGTGAGGAAATACACTAACAAGGAGTTCCTTATGGAAATACAACAAAGAAGATGTATAAGCTTACAAAAATCCTCCTTGGCATGTTATAATGTTGCCTTGGAGTTCATCCTGACCAACTAGCGTGCTATAATGTTGCCTTGGAGTTCATCCTGACCAACTAGCGTGCTATAATGTTGCCTTGGAGTTCATCCTGACCAACTAGCGTGCTATAATGTTGCCTTGGAGTTCATCCTGACCAACTAGCGTGTTATAATGTTGCCTTGGAGTTCATCCTGACCAACTAGCGTGCTATAATGTTGCCTTGGAGTTCATCCTGACCAACTAGCGTGTTATAATGTTGCCTTGGAGTTCATCCTGACCAACTAGCGTGCTATAATGTTGCCTTGGAGTTCATCCTGACCAACTAGCGTGCTATAATGTTGCCTTGGAGTTCATCCTGACCAACTAGCGTGCTATAATGTTGCCTTGGAGTTCATCCTGACCAACTCTACTGACCATGAATCTCACATTAGAATGGCTTCTGATTCTTCTGCCAAGCAAGCTGATGAACAGAAAAGTCTGTTCTCAATGATTCCTTGAGCTAAGCACTCATCCCCTCTGAGTATCTACAAGGTAGTCCCTGCTGCAGAAACCATGTAGTGAATTCCATGTAAGTGTTATTACCAAAATGCAATTTGAACCTCACACCTCTGACTGACTTTATGGTTAACACTATCCAGTTCAATAATATTAAACATTCAGGTATGTTTTCTGGTATTTACCTGCCTCATCCTGAAGAATTTACACTCTTGAATAAAAGAATAACTTATATGGCTATAAAAGAACACTTTATCTTcaatttcagtaaaattttctCCGCTGACGAGTATTAGAATACTGCATGGAAAGACAAACCAAAACATGACAGAGATAACactaatattttaatatacagTATTTCCTTATCAATAACCAATGTATCACCCATGACATACATGAAACAAATATAGTTAATATCAACGGCAGGTGTCTGCCCAAAATTCTTTGGGATAAATAAAGTGAGAacactgaaaagagaaaaatttaGCCGAGTTGTCCTTCTCTCATTCTGCTGTGATAAAAGCAAtgtatactgatttatttatttatctgactggtctTTTATGCCGctctcaagaacttttcacttatacaacggtggctaGCAATATGATGGGAGGACACTGGctagagcctggggaaaacccatgaccatccacaggttgctgtcaggccttcacacaaccatctgcaggttgctgaactcacagcaaccacaatcgtgagaggctcctgggttattgcgttGTGCTGGTGTGCaaaccccctcggccatggaggccccaatgCATACTGAAGACAGGTGTAAACAAATTTCAGTCAAACGACTCTTCATCTGGATTAAAGTTAACTAGCTGATGATCAATTTGCAAATGGTTCACTAACTCGGTCATAGTTGGTTTTGGCTCCGGCAGTTTATTATGCAAATCTTGGAGGGCCTGTTGGCTCACATGTCGCCATTTGGATATGAGGCTGTCTAGATGGTCTAAGTTATTCTGGAAACAAGCAAAACCACTGTTATCATAGAAAAACATTCTCTCACAGTCACacatatacagaaaataaaaaaataaatatataaaacttgtACAACATAACTTTTTCTTTTGTAGACTGAATGCACTTtatgatgcagtatgatgttGCAAATGGAAATCTTGGGTTGTGAACTGAAGGGTTAAATCTGACCAAGGTATTAAgctgttaaaaataacaatgACAACCATTATATTacctccatatatatatattgcacataagaagagaagaaaaataacaaaattcgGAGGCAGTCAGCATGGGTTCTCAATTGTTATACATAGCAAATGATTACCTTAGTCCTGTACATCTTCACCATCTTCAGCTTACGCAGTGTTTCCTGTTTTTCCTCAATATTTTCTTGGAGTGATGCATGTAGACATTTTAATGAGTGCAGTTGTGAAGTATTCTCATTAAGCAGCTGTGTGTCCAGGTTAGCATGGTCAGCTGGGTAACTTACTACAGTGTCACTTACATTCTCTACACTTTCACTGTCTGAAGTACATTTATGTTTGCcatcattacatgtaattgACACATATTCATGGCCCACTGAGTTGCATCTGTTGAGTAGATCTGAAGTTTTGGCTCCATTTCTGTCAGCACAAAGCTTTCTGTGTCCCTCACAGCCTTGTTGTTTGCATCTCTTAGGACAGCTGacaatacattgtacatcatgCTCCATCTTCACAACACTGTCATCTGATGAACACAAACCAAACAGACGCTTTCCTCCTCTTGACTGAACATCAGACTTCCCTTTGGTTCTCGGTGTACGTAGCAGAGTCTTTGATACTGGGCTGGGTGTGACAGGGTTGTCGGTCCCTGCCAGTGGACTTTCTGCAACCCGTAGGAGTTTAGAAGATGCTGGAGAACAATGGTATCTTCCACATCGTTTTAGCTTTTCACGCAACTTTGAACTCATCTGCAAACGTTACAATTAAAAACTGGTTAAAACAGCATATATCATAAAACTGCCAGCATTTCTATTTTTGGCCTGTCCACTTCACCACTGAAACATTTGATTTGTCTCATGTAGTTGTGCTCTcaactggttttatttgctgGTATTTCATTCATGTAGGCATCACACTGAGCTTTCAGAGAGTTACAGTGCATTTTACCAGCTATAACAGGTACAGAATAGAGGTATCAccacatgcagtcactgtgagttcaagtccagctcatgctgacttcctctccagctgtatgtgggaaggtctgcccactacctgcggatggttacgggtttcccctgggctctgccgagtttgctcccatcataat encodes the following:
- the LOC135469125 gene encoding swi5-dependent recombination DNA repair protein 1 homolog, which translates into the protein MASESGGISPTTTGKQMSSKLREKLKRCGRYHCSPASSKLLRVAESPLAGTDNPVTPSPVSKTLLRTPRTKGKSDVQSRGGKRLFGLCSSDDSVVKMEHDVQCIVSCPKRCKQQGCEGHRKLCADRNGAKTSDLLNRCNSVGHEYVSITCNDGKHKCTSDSESVENVSDTVVSYPADHANLDTQLLNENTSQLHSLKCLHASLQENIEEKQETLRKLKMVKMYRTKNNLDHLDSLISKWRHVSQQALQDLHNKLPEPKPTMTELVNHLQIDHQLVNFNPDEESFD
- the LOC135468918 gene encoding uncharacterized protein LOC135468918; its protein translation is MATPGFQVYQDKENVSSVGNLPKARNRHGIAPVAKIFGASNGRNDLRTPVRRALGSVNREPHVATPTFLPTLKNDLGGEFRKPGLKSFGPTPIKRQPLASKPAEISHQNEQLVKNPKIKNSCVEVCKPKPKQKLLIREDVNQKSKQKKTEDDIETMFITKKGEDDFEDIWPKEDRPSSYLDALINWRPPCFGDWESEEQKDDEERRVSILQDMKAVNDLVFSLNPDTDDAEFEVPPLEFPSDIDNISFSDIAEHIGSLVLKED